The Erigeron canadensis isolate Cc75 chromosome 4, C_canadensis_v1, whole genome shotgun sequence genome window below encodes:
- the LOC122596462 gene encoding zinc finger protein CONSTANS-LIKE 5-like: MMTVQNSGSTVKGFPLGWPVPAKFCDSCKTAVALLFCIKDTAFLCMACDMKIHSHTRHERVWMCEVCEHAPASVTCKADAAALCVTCDRDIHSANPLSQRHDRVPVVPFYDCVDILAKTSPCTFLEGNANEDMISSVTNDDEIDQWRIPVESVNIDSGTDVKSVEMLFPESDHLLDFDFPVATDSVVPFQPVPPAKKYANENRCEIDFTRSNIIDSYNSKNSYLSQSLSQSVSSSSIDVGIVPEGSCLSEISHPFALQMNGGGEMNGSQQLTPLSGTDREARVMRYREKKKNRKFEKTIRYASRKAYAETRPRIKGRFAKRTEAVDSDADTWLFNGSSKASYGVEVDYGVVPSCF, translated from the exons ATGATGACCGTACAAAACAGTGGTAGTACCGTCAAGGGTTTTCCACTTGGCTGGCCCGTACCAGCCAAGTTTTGTGACTCGTGTAAGACCGCCGTGGCCTTACTGTTCTGCATAAAGGACACGGCGTTTTTATGTATGGCGTGTGACATGAAAATACACAGTCACACGCGTCACGAGCGTGTGTGGATGTGTGAAGTATGTGAGCACGCGCCTGCTAGCGTCACTTGTAAAGCTGACGCTGCCGCGTTGTGCGTCACATGTGACCGAGACATTCATTCGGCGAACCCGCTTTCTCAACGGCACGACCGCGTCCCGGTCGTTCCGTTTTATGATTGTGTGGATATACTCGCGAAAACTTCCCCGTGTACCTTCCTTGAAGGAAACGCTAACGAGGATATGATTAGTTCGGTAAcaaatgatgatgaaattgatcaATGGCGAATTCCCGTAGAGTCGGTAAATATCGATTCTGGGACCGATGTTAAGTCAGTCGAGATGTTGTTCCCGGAATCTGATCATTTACTCGATTTCGATTTTCCTGTTGCAACAGATAGTGTTGTCCCGTTCCAACCCGTGCCTCCCGCAAAGAAATATGCGAATGAAAATCGATGCGAGATCGATTTCACAAGATCTAATATCATTGATTCTTACAACAGTAAAAACAGTTATTTATCGCAGTCATTGAGCCAAAGT GTATCTTCGTCTTCGATTGATGTGGGAATCGTACCGGAAGGAAGTTGCTTATCTGAAATATCGCACCCATTTGCCCTACAAATGAATGGGGGAGGGGAGATGAACGGAAGTCAACAACTAACGCCATTATCCGGGACGGACAGGGAAGCTAGAGTGATGAGGTAtagagagaaaaagaagaatagGAAGTTTGAGAAAACAATTAGATACGCCTCAAGAAAGGCGTATGCTGAAACACGGCCAAGGATTAAAGGCCGGTTTGCAAAAAGGACGGAAGCTGTTGATTCGGATGCCGACACGTGGTTGTTTAACGGGTCGTCGAAAGCTAGTTATGGTGTGGAGGTTGACTACGGCGTAGTTCCGTCCtgtttttga
- the LOC122596511 gene encoding pathogenesis-related protein PR-1-like, with translation MFFPKLAPLIILFFLQNLLISNSINALTPPKAKPRSQINAINQFLTLQNKARVALRMPPLVWDAGLARYADMYARQRRQDCLLRHSNGPFGENIFWGSGDRWTPAQAAMAWVGEQRWYRYGSNSCYGGRECGHYTQIVWKKTKRIGCARVTCFGGRGVFMTCNYFPPGNYIGEKPY, from the coding sequence ATGTTCTTTCCTAAATTAGCTCCTCTTATTATCTTGTTTTTCTTGCAAAACCTCCTCATTTCAAACTCCATTAATGCACTTACACCCCCAAAAGCAAAACCTCGATCTCAAATCAATGCTATCAACCAATTCTTAACTCTTCAAAACAAGGCACGTGTAGCCCTTCGCATGCCACCACTAGTGTGGGATGCGGGGCTTGCACGCTATGCTGACATGTATGCTAGGCAAAGGCGACAAGATTGCTTGTTAAGGCATTCAAATGGGCCATTTGGGGAAAATATATTTTGGGGGAGTGGTGATAGGTGGACACCCGCTCAGGCGGCAATGGCGTGGGTGGGGGAGCAACGATGGTATCGCTATGGCTCGAATTCTTGTTATGGGGGAAGGGAGTGTGGACATTATACACAAATTGTGTGGAAAAAAACAAAGAGGATCGGGTGTGCTAGGGTGACTTGTTTTGGAGGTAGAGGTGTTTTCATGACATGCAACTATTTTCCTCCCGGGAATTATATTGGTGAAAAGCCTTATTAA
- the LOC122596510 gene encoding general transcription factor IIE subunit 1, whose translation MTTIEPFNKLVKLAARAFYDDITAKGDNQPKSGRSDNRGIAVVVLDALTRRQWVREEDLAKDLKLHLKQLRRTLRFFEEEKLVTRDHRKETAKGVKAYSAAVAATADGPKGREGEDKIKLHTHSYCCLDYAQIHDVVRYRLHRMKKMLKDELDNKNTVQEYVCPKCGKRYNALDASRLISFETNSFHCESCNTELVADSDKLASQDVGDGDDNARRRRREKLRELLQKLEVELKPLVDQLGRVKELDAPDYGTLQAWELRASTVARASNNDHNGNDASRPGQSGSPMLPFLGETKIEVSFSGGEEKGEIKSEHQEMKVLPPWMIKEGMKLTNEQRGVVKQESNIVGTSASMDLKDEKKSISNEDDEQNRQVEYFKAFYAAILERQKEQEAATKTEQDNRIAPNVDPSSSRKRKFDDGEGDVEWEETPTAGETFKVDLNVEATEPSGDDEDDDGIDWEEG comes from the exons ATGACTACTATCGAGCCATTTAACAA ATTGGTGAAGTTAGCAGCGAGGGCGTTTTATGATGATATAACTGCGAAAGGAGATAATCAACCGAAATCCGGTCGCAGCGATAACCGCGGAATCGCCGTTGTTGTTCTTGATGCTCTCACCAG ACGGCAATGGGTGCGAGAAGAAGATTTGGCCAAAGATTTGAAGTTGCACTTAAAACAACTTCGACGGACTTTGCGgttttttgaagaagaaaagctAGTGACCAGAGACCATAGGAAAGAG ACTGCCAAGGGTGTAAAAGCATATAGTGCTGCAGTTGCTGCTACTGCTGATGGTCCGAAAGGAAGAGAAGGAGAAGACAAGATTAAGCTGCACACTCACTCTTATTGTTGTCTAGACTATGCACAG ATACATGATGTGGTTCGGTATAGACTGCACCGAATGAAGAAAATGTTGAAGGATGAATTAGACAACAAGAATACAGTGCAGGAATATGTCTGTCCAAAATGCGGAAAAAG ATACAATGCATTGGATGCTAGTCGCCTTATTTCTTTTGAGACCAACTCATTTCACTGTGAAAGTTGCAACACGGAACTAGTAGCAGATAGTGACAAGCTAGCGTCTcaagatgttggagatggtgATGATAACGCAAGAAGACGCCGTCGTGAAAAGTTGAGGGAATTGCTTCAAAAGTTGGAG GTAGAACTGAAGCCTCTGGTGGATCAGCTCGGCAGAGTAAAAGAATTGGACGCCCCTGATTATGGAACCCTCCAAGCATGGGAGCTTCGTGCAAGTACAGTTGCACGTGCATCTAATAATGATCACAATGGTAATGATGCTTCTAGACCCGGCCAGTCAGGTTCGCCTATGCTTCCATTTCTTGGAGAGACTAAG ATCGAGGTGTCCTTTTCTGGCGGGGAGGAGAAAGGAGAGATAAAATCTGAACACCAAGAAATGAAAGTTTTGCCTCCCTGGATGATTAAGGAAGGTATGAAGCTAACAAACGAGCAGCGTGGGGTTGTAAAGCAAGAATCAAATATTGTGGGAACTTCTGCATCTATGGATCTGAAAGATGAGAAAAAGTCAATCAGTAATGAGGACGATGAACAGAATAGACAG GTTGAATATTTTAAAGCATTTTATGCAGCTATACTTGAAAGGCAAAAAGAACAAGAAGCAGCCACTAAGACAGAGCAAGACAATCGCATAGCCCCTAATGTTGACCCTTCAAGCTCTAGAAAACGCAAATTTGATGACGGAGAAGGTGATGTTGAATGGGAAGAGACTCCCACCGCAG GCGAGACATTCAAGGTGGACTTGAATGTAGAAGCAACAGAGCCATCaggagatgatgaagatgatgatggcaTTGATTGGGAAGAGGGCTGA